AGGATGCACCTGCCCGCCCCCAAAGTGCCCCTCCCCGGTCACGAGGAGTCCTACAACCCCCCACCTGAGTACCTGTTcacagaggaggaggtgagAGCCAAACTAAAGTCTTATCTTAAACAGTTTCTCTGTAAATGAGCGTTTGAGTTTTCCACAGAAAGCGGTTTGGGAGCAGCAAGATCCCGAAGACAGGAAGTTGCCGTTCATTCCCAAGAAGTTCTCCAGCCTGCGTCACGTTCCGGCATATTCCCGGTTCATCCACGAGAAGTTCGAGCGCTGCCTGGACCTTTACCTGTGTCCCCGGCAGAGGAAGATGAGGGTAACCAACTGTCTAACCCACACCTGCCCGACAGGTGAAAGCAGCGTCTCTCAACCCGACTGTCTGTGTTCAGGTCAACGTCNNNNNNNNNNNNNNNNNNNNNNNNNNNNNNNNNNNNNNNNNNNNNNNNNNNNNNNNNNNNNNNNNNNNNNNNNNNNNNNNNNNNNNNNNNNNNNNNNNNNNNNNNNNNNNNNNNNNNNNNNNNNNNNNNNNNNNNNNNNNNNNNNNNNNNNNNNNNNNNNNNNNNNNNNNNNNNNNNNNNNNNNNNNNNNNNNNNNNNNNNNNNNNNNNNNNNNNNNNNNNNNNNNNNNNNNNNNNNNNNNNNNNNNNNNNNNNNNNNNNNNNNNNNNNNNNNNNNNNNNNNNNNNNNNNNNNNNNNNNNNNNNNNNNNNNNNNNNNNNNNNNNNNNNNNNNNNNNNNNNNNNNNNNNNNNNNNNNNNNNNNNNNNNNNNNNNNNNNNNNNNNNNNNNNNNNNNNNNNNNNNNNNN
This is a stretch of genomic DNA from Oryzias melastigma strain HK-1 unplaced genomic scaffold, ASM292280v2 sc01172, whole genome shotgun sequence. It encodes these proteins:
- the LOC112140949 gene encoding ribosome biogenesis protein bop1-B; translation: MIHPVTNRPADKRSFIPSLIEKEKVSKLVHAIKMGWIKPRRVQDDSKDRYYDLWASEDSSILAKHRMHLPAPKVPLPGHEESYNPPPEYLFTEEEKAVWEQQDPEDRKLPFIPKKFSSLRHVPAYSRFIHEKFERCLDLYLCPRQRKMRVTNCLTHTCPTGESSVSQPDCLCS